From the genome of Vibrio gangliei, one region includes:
- a CDS encoding ABC transporter substrate-binding protein: protein MNKHLITTVTTLALAVASANAFAKTELRMSWWGGNERHQATNAALEKFQEKYPDITVKGEYTGWDGHLSRLTTQIAGNTEPDVMQTNWNWMPIFSKDGNGFYDMNSLSKELGVSNFTDASIEMSTNAGKLNGLPVSMTSRVFYFNKDTWAKAGLAYPKNWDELMQAGQVFKEKLGEKYYPLVIEARDVFAMNRSYMIQKHNKDIIGTDGMLKFDQNEMKEFFQLYADQVKNHVFPSTKEFASYGRGNLYEMRPWIEGEFGGVYMWDSAIAKYADNLKPPMQLELADYPMVDGATDAGLLSRPSMLFSIGRNTKHPEEAAKLINFLLNDPDGVQALGLSRSIPLSKSGLDILTNNGQLDKSSLQYLGYQQALNVPTKIVTTPYTDNAQLMELFSEEMQHIDYGKSTPEEAAQSFLSKGNRLLKKLTR, encoded by the coding sequence CACTTGCTCTTGCGGTGGCTTCGGCTAACGCATTTGCAAAAACGGAATTACGCATGTCTTGGTGGGGCGGGAATGAACGTCACCAAGCAACTAACGCGGCGTTAGAAAAATTCCAAGAGAAATATCCTGATATTACAGTGAAAGGTGAGTACACAGGTTGGGACGGCCACTTATCTCGATTGACAACGCAAATTGCCGGTAACACTGAGCCAGATGTGATGCAAACCAACTGGAACTGGATGCCTATCTTTTCGAAAGACGGGAACGGTTTCTATGATATGAATTCCCTGTCGAAGGAGCTAGGGGTTTCTAATTTCACCGACGCTTCGATCGAAATGAGTACTAATGCTGGTAAATTAAACGGTTTGCCTGTGAGTATGACGTCTCGAGTTTTCTATTTTAATAAAGACACTTGGGCTAAGGCGGGACTTGCTTATCCGAAAAATTGGGATGAGTTGATGCAAGCAGGCCAAGTATTTAAAGAAAAATTGGGTGAGAAATATTACCCACTCGTCATTGAAGCCCGTGATGTGTTTGCAATGAACCGTTCTTATATGATTCAAAAACACAACAAAGACATCATCGGCACTGATGGTATGTTGAAATTTGATCAAAATGAAATGAAAGAGTTCTTCCAATTGTATGCAGATCAAGTGAAGAACCATGTGTTCCCATCCACGAAAGAGTTCGCTTCATACGGTCGTGGTAACCTTTATGAAATGCGCCCTTGGATTGAAGGTGAGTTCGGTGGTGTGTACATGTGGGACTCTGCGATTGCGAAATATGCCGATAACCTAAAACCACCAATGCAACTTGAACTAGCCGATTACCCAATGGTAGACGGTGCGACGGATGCAGGTTTGCTGTCTCGCCCATCTATGCTGTTCTCAATTGGCCGTAATACTAAGCACCCAGAGGAAGCTGCAAAATTAATTAACTTCTTACTCAATGATCCTGATGGTGTTCAAGCGCTTGGGTTAAGCCGCAGTATTCCATTGAGCAAAAGTGGCCTAGATATTCTGACTAACAATGGTCAACTGGATAAATCTAGCTTGCAATACTTGGGCTATCAACAAGCTCTGAATGTTCCAACGAAGATTGTGACAACGCCATATACGGATAATGCGCAATTAATGGAATTATTCAGCGAAGAAATGCAGCACATTGATTACGGTAAATCGACACCTGAAGAAGCCGCGCAAAGTTTCTTAAGTAAAGGTAATCGTTTATTGAAAAAATTAACCCGTTAA
- a CDS encoding pectinesterase family protein, producing the protein MENERQVVVSPMPLQGHFTSIQQALNSFPDDGQAYQILIKPGVYYERVNVTRDNVHLIGYGQENTIITASCYNQQIQHDGSIPGTYGSRTVCIDAKQCSVSQLTIRNDFKFLENQARPERLRIRHTQSVALLIGNHADCVHCEQVQLESYHDTLFINGGRSYFHRCRISGAIDFIFGAGQAVFTHCDIVARNRTDVKGDHVYGYVTAPSSPKHQPLGFVFLQCKLLKEAGVPQGSYALGRPWHPTSQFYDGQYADPDAIGHCAFVDCLMQDHIFGWDKMSGKGKEGDVVWFYPHESRFEEFNNFIINANQQIENKRILTYSLSDEQHKNLIERVKQCLSPWFQSSYQF; encoded by the coding sequence ATGGAGAATGAGCGACAAGTTGTGGTATCACCAATGCCGCTACAAGGTCATTTTACTTCTATCCAACAAGCGTTGAATTCATTCCCTGATGATGGGCAAGCCTATCAAATATTGATTAAACCTGGCGTGTATTATGAACGGGTTAATGTCACTCGCGATAATGTACACCTCATCGGCTACGGCCAAGAAAACACCATCATTACTGCTTCTTGCTATAACCAACAAATTCAACATGATGGCAGTATTCCAGGCACTTATGGCTCAAGAACCGTGTGTATAGACGCAAAGCAGTGTTCAGTCAGTCAATTAACCATCCGTAATGATTTTAAATTTTTAGAAAACCAAGCTCGACCTGAGCGTTTAAGAATTCGTCACACTCAGTCTGTTGCTTTGTTGATTGGTAATCATGCTGACTGCGTTCACTGTGAACAGGTTCAGCTTGAGAGTTATCACGATACCTTATTCATTAATGGTGGTCGTAGCTATTTTCATCGTTGCCGGATTAGTGGTGCGATTGATTTTATTTTTGGCGCAGGTCAGGCGGTATTTACCCATTGTGACATCGTGGCGCGTAACCGAACTGATGTAAAAGGCGATCATGTCTATGGTTATGTCACCGCACCCAGTTCGCCTAAACATCAACCATTAGGGTTTGTTTTTCTGCAGTGCAAATTATTAAAGGAAGCCGGTGTGCCTCAAGGCAGTTATGCGCTTGGCAGGCCGTGGCACCCAACCAGTCAGTTTTACGATGGACAATATGCTGATCCAGATGCAATCGGCCACTGCGCTTTCGTCGACTGCTTAATGCAAGATCATATTTTTGGCTGGGATAAAATGTCGGGTAAAGGTAAGGAAGGCGATGTTGTCTGGTTTTATCCGCATGAGTCCCGCTTTGAAGAATTCAATAACTTTATCATCAACGCAAACCAACAGATTGAAAATAAAAGAATACTGACTTATTCGCTTTCAGATGAACAGCATAAGAATCTGATAGAGAGAGTCAAACAATGCTTATCTCCTTGGTTTCAATCTTCATATCAATTTTAG